A genome region from Frankineae bacterium MT45 includes the following:
- a CDS encoding Acetylornithine deacetylase/Succinyl-diaminopimelate desuccinylase has protein sequence MDRGAPAVGRLRIDEGPRCSEGLGDARAGRATSVEGMTTVREFIADHRDDLLRDLDEWLRIPGISAQPAHHGDVMRSAQWFAAAATRTGFPTVEVWPTAGMPTVFAEWPSDDPDAPTVVVYGHHDVQPVDPIDLWSSDPFDPTIDGDVLRARGASDDKGQLLFHLLAVRAHLAATGRTSPQVNLKLLIEGEEESGSPNFENLLAERRDRLQCDVVVITDTGMLAADIPSTVTGMRGLVAATVHFHGPDLDLHSGVFGGAVPNPATAIAALVAALHDDGGRVLVPGFYDEVLTLNETERALFAKVPFAEGEFLGVAKSRSLAGESGYSTLERLGARPTAEVNGIGGGYQGDGGKTIVPSDAFAKLSFRLVANQVPATIRRAVDAFVADHTPEGIEARVEWDGDGVAPCLVPLGTPAYEALVAAIAEAFDGAEVLPTREGGSGPEAAIQQALGVPLVFLGVGLPDDQIHAPNEKVNLSMLYKGAEIAATLWARFAAVGPAALRDVTPRTHPTGSDGPR, from the coding sequence ATGGACCGCGGCGCGCCGGCAGTGGGACGCCTGAGAATTGACGAAGGGCCGCGGTGCAGCGAAGGTCTGGGCGACGCTCGCGCGGGTCGGGCTACTAGCGTGGAGGGTATGACGACCGTCCGAGAATTCATCGCCGATCACCGCGACGACCTGCTCCGCGACCTGGACGAATGGCTTCGCATCCCCGGTATCAGCGCGCAGCCGGCTCATCATGGCGACGTCATGCGCAGTGCGCAGTGGTTCGCCGCGGCGGCGACCCGCACCGGGTTCCCGACGGTCGAAGTCTGGCCCACGGCCGGGATGCCGACCGTCTTCGCCGAGTGGCCGAGTGATGACCCGGATGCACCTACGGTCGTCGTCTACGGACACCACGACGTGCAGCCGGTCGACCCGATCGATCTCTGGAGCAGCGACCCGTTCGACCCCACCATCGACGGCGACGTGCTGCGGGCCCGGGGCGCGTCCGATGACAAGGGGCAGCTGCTCTTTCACCTGCTGGCGGTACGCGCCCATCTCGCGGCGACTGGGCGCACGTCGCCCCAGGTGAATCTCAAGCTGCTCATCGAGGGGGAGGAGGAGTCCGGGTCGCCGAACTTCGAGAACCTTCTCGCGGAGCGGCGTGACCGCTTGCAGTGTGACGTCGTGGTCATCACCGATACTGGAATGCTCGCGGCGGATATCCCGAGCACCGTCACCGGGATGCGGGGACTGGTGGCGGCCACTGTGCACTTCCATGGCCCGGACCTCGACCTGCACTCCGGTGTCTTCGGCGGTGCTGTGCCCAACCCGGCCACCGCCATCGCCGCGCTCGTCGCTGCCCTGCATGACGACGGGGGTCGAGTGCTCGTTCCCGGTTTCTATGACGAGGTGCTGACGCTGAACGAGACGGAGCGGGCCCTCTTCGCGAAGGTCCCGTTTGCCGAAGGGGAGTTCCTCGGAGTGGCCAAATCCCGTTCGCTCGCCGGTGAGTCGGGCTACAGCACCCTCGAGCGACTGGGAGCCCGTCCGACGGCCGAGGTCAACGGGATCGGCGGCGGCTACCAGGGCGACGGCGGGAAGACCATCGTCCCCTCCGACGCCTTCGCCAAGCTCTCCTTCCGGCTGGTGGCCAATCAGGTGCCGGCGACCATTCGTAGGGCGGTCGATGCCTTCGTCGCCGACCACACGCCGGAGGGGATTGAGGCCCGGGTCGAGTGGGACGGTGACGGCGTGGCGCCCTGCCTGGTGCCGCTCGGAACGCCGGCCTATGAGGCGCTGGTTGCAGCGATTGCGGAGGCCTTCGACGGGGCCGAGGTGCTCCCCACCCGTGAGGGCGGGAGTGGACCCGAGGCCGCCATCCAGCAGGCGCTCGGAGTTCCGCTCGTCTTTCTGGGGGTCGGCCTTCCCGATGACCAGATCCACGCACCGAACGAGAAGGTAAATCTCTCCATGCTCTACAAGGGGGCCGAGATCGCGGCGACTCTCTGGGCGCGCTTTGCGGCGGTTGGGCCGGCGGCGCTGCGGGATGTCACGCCACGAACTCATCCGACGGGGAGTGACGGACCCCGATGA
- a CDS encoding Predicted Zn-dependent peptidase has translation MKLPAPSFTLDHHTLTNGLRVVLAPDRSAPVVGVAVLYDVGIRSEPEGRTGFAHLFEHLMFQGSANLEKLEHFRLVQSSGGVFNGSTHFDYTNYFEALPSNALERGLFLEADRMLSPRITEENLANQLAVVKEEIRVNVMNRPYGGFPWLELPPVLFDTFPNAHNGYGGFVDLESATVADAKDFFKKYYAPSNAVLAVGGDFDSDQAFALIEKHFGSIPARRTPKRPSFAEPPLTTERRAQARDEHAPMPAVALGYRVPDPIGNLDAHLANVLLAEVLSDGDASRLNRRLVQRDQLVIDVGAYLGEFGDPFDERDPSAFTITAHYPDPDSLETILSAIDDELAIISSDGLVSGELDRVRARLVSSMLRELDAVISRTLEFAKFELLFGRAELIAELPGRLAQITDADVQAAAAQMTPNRRAVVELIAGGAR, from the coding sequence ATGAAGCTTCCCGCCCCGTCCTTCACCCTTGATCACCACACGCTGACGAACGGTCTGCGCGTGGTCCTCGCGCCGGACCGGTCGGCTCCGGTCGTCGGCGTCGCCGTGCTCTACGACGTGGGGATCCGCTCCGAGCCCGAGGGGCGCACCGGCTTCGCCCACCTCTTCGAACACCTCATGTTCCAGGGATCGGCCAACCTCGAGAAGCTGGAGCACTTCCGGTTGGTTCAGTCCTCGGGTGGTGTCTTCAACGGAAGCACCCACTTCGACTACACCAACTACTTCGAGGCGCTCCCCTCGAACGCGCTCGAACGCGGCCTCTTCCTGGAGGCGGACCGCATGTTGAGCCCGCGCATCACCGAGGAGAACCTGGCCAACCAGCTCGCCGTGGTGAAGGAAGAGATCCGGGTCAATGTCATGAACCGTCCCTACGGCGGCTTCCCCTGGCTCGAGTTGCCGCCGGTTCTCTTCGACACCTTCCCCAATGCGCACAACGGCTATGGCGGCTTCGTCGACCTGGAGAGCGCCACGGTTGCCGACGCGAAGGACTTCTTCAAGAAGTACTACGCACCCTCCAACGCGGTGCTGGCCGTGGGCGGCGACTTCGACAGCGATCAGGCGTTCGCTCTCATCGAGAAGCATTTCGGCTCCATCCCGGCCCGACGTACGCCCAAGCGTCCGAGTTTCGCCGAGCCACCTCTGACCACTGAGCGCCGGGCCCAGGCCCGCGACGAGCACGCCCCGATGCCGGCGGTGGCCCTCGGCTACCGGGTCCCCGACCCGATCGGCAATCTGGATGCCCACCTGGCGAATGTGCTGCTGGCCGAGGTGCTCAGCGATGGCGACGCCTCTCGCCTCAATCGGCGCCTGGTTCAGCGTGATCAGTTGGTGATCGACGTCGGTGCCTACCTCGGCGAGTTCGGTGACCCGTTCGACGAGCGTGACCCGTCGGCCTTCACCATCACCGCCCACTACCCGGACCCGGACTCGCTGGAGACGATCCTCTCGGCCATCGACGACGAGCTCGCAATCATCAGCAGTGACGGCCTGGTCAGCGGCGAGCTCGATCGGGTGCGGGCCCGGCTGGTGAGCTCGATGCTGAGGGAGTTGGACGCAGTCATCTCGCGCACCCTGGAATTCGCGAAATTTGAACTCCTCTTCGGACGGGCCGAGCTGATCGCCGAGCTTCCGGGACGGTTAGCCCAAATCACCGACGCGGACGTGCAGGCCGCCGCCGCCCAGATGACACCGAATCGCCGGGCCGTCGTCGAACTGATCGCCGGAGGAGCCCGATGA
- a CDS encoding NAD+ diphosphatase, giving the protein MNNQPPLSRASFDRAAPRRTDEEWLASAWVRARVMLLNQRGATPVVEIDGGWEPAWSDAEWVAQFADEHPATLVERRFLGIVDDVPYFSATLTAGAPDEDWHGLREIGGKIDDLTGSLLATALGLQQWHSRHPHCAVCGELTAQTLAGWTRTCPKDNSVHFPRTDPAVIMLVHDGNGRALLGRGAAWGEGRFSTLAGFVEPGESLEAAVAREVFEEVGVRVGDIRYVASQPWPFPASLMVGFTAQVIGDGTIELDEDEVVDAGWFTRDEVRRAGVWTDDPHGDAPGNGAKLRAIPPQFSISRHLIDSWLEAE; this is encoded by the coding sequence ATGAACAACCAGCCGCCGTTGAGCCGGGCGAGTTTCGATCGCGCCGCGCCGCGTCGTACCGACGAGGAGTGGCTGGCATCGGCCTGGGTCCGGGCCCGCGTCATGCTGCTCAACCAGCGCGGGGCCACACCGGTCGTGGAGATCGACGGCGGCTGGGAGCCGGCGTGGAGTGACGCCGAATGGGTTGCTCAATTCGCCGACGAGCATCCCGCAACGCTGGTCGAACGCCGCTTCCTCGGAATCGTCGACGATGTGCCGTACTTCTCCGCGACCCTCACCGCCGGCGCGCCCGACGAGGATTGGCACGGGCTGCGGGAGATCGGCGGGAAGATCGACGATCTCACCGGCAGCCTGCTGGCCACGGCGCTCGGGCTGCAGCAGTGGCATTCGCGCCATCCGCACTGCGCGGTCTGCGGCGAGTTGACCGCCCAGACGCTGGCCGGCTGGACCCGCACCTGCCCGAAGGACAACAGCGTGCACTTCCCGCGCACCGACCCGGCCGTCATCATGCTGGTTCACGACGGCAATGGCCGGGCACTGCTCGGCCGCGGGGCCGCCTGGGGCGAGGGGCGCTTCTCTACGCTGGCCGGCTTCGTTGAGCCGGGGGAGTCGCTGGAGGCGGCGGTGGCCCGCGAGGTATTCGAAGAGGTCGGGGTCCGGGTTGGCGACATCCGGTATGTGGCCAGCCAGCCGTGGCCCTTCCCGGCCTCGCTGATGGTCGGTTTCACGGCGCAGGTCATCGGTGACGGCACCATCGAACTCGACGAGGACGAGGTCGTCGACGCCGGTTGGTTCACCCGTGACGAGGTGCGCCGGGCCGGTGTCTGGACCGACGACCCACACGGCGACGCGCCGGGGAACGGGGCGAAACTGCGGGCGATCCCGCCCCAGTTCTCGATCTCACGTCACCTGATCGACAGCTGGCTCGAGGCGGAGTAG
- a CDS encoding DNA helicase-2 / ATP-dependent DNA helicase PcrA, which translates to MTPRIPAPAVSASQLAAMLGLPVPSDEQVAVIESPLKPGVVIAGAGSGKTETMSTRVVWLIANQLVNPDQVLGLTFTRKAAAELGRRIRRRLAQWRMVLERETPEASEAIAALIAGEPTVLTYAAYAGRLAGEHAMRLGSEPSAQLLSPAMRWQLADGVVRRFTGDVPVAAGVLSTVVNQVLDLADQLADHLRSPADLEEYSLRDLSYFETLPQGKGTRVEFPGDSRKFIDATVVRRALVPLLEEFAQTKALRQVSDFGDQMVLAARLAELADVQQIERERYRVVLLDEYQDTGHAQIAMLSGLFAGGHPVTAVGDPFQSIYGWRGAAAGNIGRFANRFPLTDGTPARRYPLATSWRNDAQILVAANAISQTLRDDDPFAIELRARPGAGDGEVLAAVTETVDDEARWVAETLAERWHAEPPGARTAAVLVRRRAQIPIIHEALLDLGLPVEVVGLGGLLTTAEVSDVRATLQVLADHNAGPALVRLLSGARWRIGPRDLAVLGRRARSLVQVRGEGAERLPGAVTTEQRLLLAAELAAAAENVEQGSLVEAIDDLGEPSEYSPEGYARMRAMSDELRRLRRRLAAPLTELVAEVESMIGIDVEVAARADRAGVGRTHLDRLLDEAARFSAEADEVSLPAFLTFLDAAEDEENGLEQGELSVESERIQVLTVHGAKGLEWNTVAVPGLLEGIFPGSTVGIDWTKTKGLLPAPLRGDHADLPSFDLTRCADRSEVSKGLKTYNDLVKSRQRLEERRLAYVALTRARSTLLISGFCWDNTKKPRVVSPFLAEAAEHAAVAQWFTPEPDAENPTTREPIVHPWPVDPLHRRRAEVEAGAERVRAHWRQLRETQASDQGGNQGGDRRSDRRRTDPADVLPGLLGDDTEETARWRRDVDLLLDERARLASATATDVVLPSMLSVSQLVALRRSPDELARVLRRPLPLRPAPLARRGTLFHTWLEQRWSAQSLLDIDELPGASDVGADDADFDALRVAFEASPWAARTPIEVEVGFEMAVGAVVVRGRMDAVFGPESAGPGTEWTVVDWKTGARPRGAEAAAAAVQLAAYRLAWAQLLGLGDEGLAQVGAAFHYVRSNETVRPVDLLDAAGLAELING; encoded by the coding sequence GTGACGCCCCGGATCCCAGCGCCAGCGGTGTCGGCGTCCCAGCTGGCCGCGATGCTCGGCCTGCCGGTGCCGTCGGATGAGCAGGTCGCAGTCATCGAGTCGCCGCTGAAACCCGGGGTCGTGATCGCCGGTGCCGGATCGGGGAAGACCGAGACGATGTCCACCCGGGTCGTCTGGCTCATCGCCAACCAACTCGTGAACCCGGATCAGGTCCTCGGACTCACCTTCACCCGTAAGGCGGCGGCCGAGTTGGGGCGCCGCATCCGCCGTCGCCTCGCCCAGTGGCGCATGGTTCTGGAGCGCGAGACGCCCGAGGCCTCCGAGGCGATCGCCGCCCTGATCGCAGGTGAGCCGACGGTGTTGACGTATGCCGCCTACGCCGGTCGGCTGGCCGGCGAGCACGCTATGCGCCTGGGTTCGGAGCCCTCGGCTCAGTTGCTCTCGCCGGCGATGCGCTGGCAGCTGGCCGATGGGGTGGTGCGCCGCTTCACCGGAGACGTGCCGGTGGCCGCCGGTGTGCTGTCGACCGTGGTGAATCAGGTGTTGGACCTGGCTGATCAGCTGGCCGATCATCTGCGCAGCCCAGCCGATCTCGAGGAGTATTCGCTGCGCGACCTCTCCTACTTCGAGACGCTCCCCCAGGGGAAGGGCACCCGCGTCGAGTTCCCGGGTGACAGTCGCAAGTTCATCGACGCCACCGTGGTTCGCCGTGCGTTGGTGCCGCTGCTGGAGGAGTTCGCGCAGACCAAGGCGCTGCGGCAGGTCTCCGACTTCGGTGACCAGATGGTGCTGGCCGCCCGACTGGCTGAACTGGCCGACGTGCAGCAGATAGAACGGGAACGCTATCGGGTGGTGCTTCTGGATGAGTACCAGGACACCGGTCATGCCCAGATCGCGATGCTGAGCGGGCTCTTCGCCGGCGGCCACCCGGTGACGGCCGTCGGCGACCCATTCCAGTCGATCTATGGATGGCGTGGCGCCGCGGCCGGAAATATCGGGCGCTTCGCCAACCGGTTCCCGCTCACCGACGGCACTCCGGCTCGCCGGTATCCATTGGCGACCAGTTGGCGAAATGACGCCCAGATTCTGGTCGCGGCCAACGCCATCTCGCAGACGCTCCGCGATGATGACCCGTTCGCCATCGAGCTGCGAGCCCGGCCGGGGGCTGGCGACGGAGAAGTGCTGGCTGCGGTCACCGAGACGGTCGACGACGAGGCCCGCTGGGTGGCTGAGACCCTCGCCGAGCGCTGGCATGCTGAGCCGCCCGGCGCTCGCACGGCCGCGGTGCTAGTCCGGCGCCGAGCTCAGATCCCCATTATTCACGAAGCATTGCTCGATCTCGGCCTGCCGGTGGAGGTGGTCGGCCTAGGTGGATTGCTGACCACGGCCGAGGTCTCGGATGTGCGCGCCACCCTACAAGTACTGGCTGATCACAACGCCGGCCCGGCCCTGGTGCGCCTGCTCTCCGGCGCCCGCTGGCGGATCGGCCCACGTGACCTGGCCGTCCTCGGACGCCGGGCCCGCAGCCTGGTGCAGGTACGTGGCGAGGGCGCGGAGCGACTACCCGGAGCGGTCACCACCGAGCAGCGTCTCCTCCTCGCCGCCGAGCTGGCGGCCGCCGCCGAGAACGTTGAGCAGGGGAGTCTGGTCGAGGCGATCGACGATCTGGGTGAGCCGAGTGAGTACTCGCCCGAGGGGTACGCCCGGATGCGGGCGATGTCGGACGAGCTGCGCCGGCTGCGACGCCGATTGGCCGCTCCGCTGACCGAACTGGTCGCCGAGGTCGAGTCGATGATCGGCATCGACGTCGAGGTCGCGGCCCGGGCCGACCGTGCCGGCGTTGGGCGAACGCACCTGGACCGGCTCCTCGACGAGGCGGCGCGCTTCTCGGCTGAGGCGGACGAGGTCTCCCTGCCGGCCTTCCTGACGTTCCTCGATGCTGCTGAGGATGAGGAGAACGGCCTCGAGCAGGGCGAGCTGAGCGTCGAGTCCGAGCGCATCCAGGTACTGACGGTGCATGGCGCAAAGGGGCTGGAGTGGAACACGGTCGCGGTCCCCGGCTTGCTCGAGGGGATCTTCCCGGGCAGCACGGTTGGCATCGACTGGACGAAGACGAAGGGGCTCCTGCCGGCGCCGCTGCGCGGCGATCACGCCGACCTGCCGAGCTTCGACCTCACCCGCTGCGCCGACCGCAGCGAGGTGTCGAAGGGGCTGAAGACCTACAACGACCTGGTGAAGTCCCGTCAGCGGCTGGAGGAGCGTCGGCTGGCCTATGTCGCGCTGACCCGGGCCCGCTCGACGTTGCTGATCAGCGGTTTCTGCTGGGACAACACCAAGAAGCCGCGGGTTGTCTCACCGTTTCTGGCCGAGGCCGCCGAGCATGCCGCGGTGGCGCAGTGGTTCACACCGGAGCCGGATGCCGAGAACCCGACCACCCGCGAACCAATAGTGCACCCGTGGCCTGTCGACCCGCTGCACCGGCGACGGGCCGAGGTGGAGGCCGGGGCCGAGCGGGTGCGCGCGCACTGGCGGCAGCTGCGGGAGACTCAGGCCAGCGACCAAGGCGGCAACCAGGGCGGCGACCGCCGTAGCGATCGGAGGCGCACGGATCCGGCCGACGTCCTTCCAGGGCTGCTCGGCGACGACACGGAGGAGACCGCACGGTGGCGCCGTGACGTCGACCTGCTGCTGGATGAGCGGGCTCGGCTGGCCAGCGCCACCGCCACCGACGTGGTGCTGCCGAGCATGCTTTCGGTGTCGCAACTGGTGGCACTGCGGCGCAGCCCGGACGAGCTGGCCCGGGTCCTGCGCCGGCCGCTGCCGCTGCGCCCGGCGCCACTGGCCCGTCGCGGGACCCTCTTCCATACCTGGCTCGAGCAGCGCTGGTCGGCCCAGTCCCTACTCGACATCGACGAACTCCCCGGAGCCTCGGACGTCGGTGCCGACGACGCCGACTTCGATGCCCTCAGGGTTGCCTTCGAGGCGAGTCCATGGGCCGCGCGGACGCCGATTGAAGTCGAAGTGGGATTCGAGATGGCGGTCGGTGCGGTGGTGGTGCGTGGCCGGATGGATGCTGTCTTCGGCCCGGAGTCGGCCGGCCCTGGCACCGAGTGGACGGTGGTGGACTGGAAGACCGGTGCCCGTCCGCGTGGTGCCGAGGCGGCCGCCGCGGCCGTGCAACTAGCGGCTTATCGCTTGGCCTGGGCGCAACTGCTCGGGCTGGGTGACGAGGGGCTGGCCCAAGTCGGCGCCGCGTTCCACTACGTCCGCAGCAACGAGACCGTGCGGCCGGTCGACCTCCTCGACGCCGCTGGGCTGGCCGAGCTGATCAACGGGTGA
- a CDS encoding mycoredoxin: MTVADVTMYSTTWCSYCKRLKTMLEREGIAFDEVNIELDEAAADLVMKVNGGNQTVPTLVFADGSALTNPSVAQVKEQLASVA, encoded by the coding sequence ATGACCGTGGCAGATGTGACGATGTACTCGACGACGTGGTGCAGCTACTGCAAGCGTCTGAAGACGATGCTCGAACGCGAGGGCATCGCCTTTGACGAGGTGAACATCGAACTCGACGAGGCCGCGGCCGACCTGGTGATGAAGGTCAACGGCGGAAACCAGACCGTCCCCACGCTCGTCTTCGCCGACGGCAGTGCCCTCACCAACCCGTCGGTGGCCCAGGTCAAGGAGCAGCTCGCGTCGGTGGCATGA
- a CDS encoding Predicted Zn-dependent peptidase codes for MSPKTAIETSNGVVPALTVPRRAKKLTEGKRTLANGLRVVVVRKPGVPLVEVRLRVPFFSAHPGHSALASVLSDSALTGTSRHDRAGLAGAIQALGGDLGSGVDADRLIFSGSVLATNLVPLLNILADVVTDASYAHSEVKAERERLIERLSIARSRAGVVAAEALAARMWGEHPYARELPYVSEVEAVTAAKVRKLADHSIRPSEAILVVVGDVSPARALDQIEKALDGWTGHPKHKKSLPLPTFTGGPVVLVDRPGSVQSSLRLGGVALRRDDPRFAALQLANLVFGGYFSSRWNENIREDKGYTYGPHSRIEHNQLGSALIFDADVATEVTAPALLETYYELGKLASLPITEKELDSARQYAIGTLALSTATQAGLASTLSGLSASGLDADWIATHPARLLAVTTEEIREVSAEFFAPSKLVTVVVGDAEQVAAPLRVLAEVSNAESPEK; via the coding sequence ATGAGCCCGAAGACTGCGATCGAGACGAGCAACGGAGTGGTGCCGGCACTCACGGTGCCGCGCCGGGCGAAGAAGCTCACCGAGGGGAAGCGCACGCTGGCCAACGGTCTGCGGGTCGTCGTCGTGCGCAAACCCGGCGTGCCGCTGGTCGAGGTGCGCCTGCGCGTGCCGTTCTTCTCCGCGCACCCTGGACATTCGGCGTTGGCCAGCGTCCTCTCCGACAGCGCTCTCACCGGCACCTCGCGCCATGACCGCGCCGGTCTGGCCGGGGCTATCCAGGCTCTCGGTGGAGATCTCGGCAGTGGCGTTGACGCCGACCGTCTCATCTTCTCCGGCAGCGTGCTGGCGACGAATCTGGTGCCGTTGCTGAACATTCTGGCCGACGTAGTCACCGACGCCAGCTACGCCCACTCCGAGGTCAAGGCGGAGCGGGAGCGCCTCATCGAGCGACTCAGCATCGCTCGCTCCCGGGCCGGCGTGGTCGCCGCCGAGGCGCTCGCCGCGCGGATGTGGGGCGAGCACCCGTACGCCCGTGAGTTGCCCTACGTCTCCGAGGTCGAGGCCGTCACCGCGGCCAAGGTACGCAAGCTGGCCGATCACTCGATCCGCCCGTCCGAGGCGATCCTGGTCGTGGTCGGTGACGTATCGCCGGCCCGGGCACTGGATCAGATCGAGAAGGCACTCGACGGGTGGACTGGGCACCCCAAGCACAAGAAGTCGCTTCCGCTGCCGACTTTCACCGGCGGCCCGGTGGTGCTCGTCGATCGCCCAGGCTCGGTGCAGTCGTCGCTGCGCCTCGGTGGAGTCGCCCTGCGGCGCGACGACCCACGTTTCGCGGCCCTTCAGTTGGCCAATCTCGTCTTCGGCGGTTACTTCTCGTCGCGGTGGAACGAGAACATCCGTGAAGACAAGGGATACACCTACGGCCCGCACAGCCGGATCGAGCACAACCAGCTCGGGTCGGCCCTGATCTTCGACGCCGACGTGGCCACTGAGGTCACCGCCCCGGCGCTGCTGGAGACCTACTACGAGCTGGGCAAGTTGGCCTCGCTGCCGATCACCGAGAAGGAACTCGACTCAGCCCGTCAGTACGCCATCGGCACCCTCGCCCTCTCCACGGCGACCCAGGCCGGACTCGCCTCGACGCTCTCGGGTCTCTCGGCCAGCGGTCTGGACGCGGATTGGATCGCGACCCATCCCGCGCGTCTCCTGGCTGTGACGACCGAAGAGATCCGTGAAGTCAGCGCTGAGTTCTTCGCCCCGTCCAAGCTGGTCACCGTGGTCGTCGGGGACGCCGAACAGGTAGCGGCTCCGCTGCGGGTGTTGGCCGAGGTATCGAACGCCGAATCTCCGGAGAAATAA